A window of the Natrinema salifodinae genome harbors these coding sequences:
- a CDS encoding small ribosomal subunit Rsm22 family protein — protein MTDQREAVRSNAKYLRNVRPIDPDEICEYVAGSPHPAVVKQILREEAADLGLVEREDGTFVPVDDEPVRPRRGPVERFPADYERRLEDLLADRYGPTWYDGASGDLLRSTIRRFKSRYLERRPVEYDDDVAAGYAIYHLPAYYAAVQYALDDLAERELLGRNLRVLDVGAGVGGPALGLCDYLPDGSLLEYHAIEPSAAADVLEELLAETGRNVHTTIHRTTAEAFDPATAIGADGADGFDPTAPDDGFDLVLACNVLSELDDPVAVTRSYLETLAPDGTLLAMAPADKNTSVQLREVERDVEDDRLWVPSEVPAASGDDNGNGDGNEGAETDDEPDATARRRGQVTVYGPPVRLWPGETPSDRGWSFDVRPDLAVPGFQRQLDEAAPADDEDHAPGEFVNVDVQFSYSLLRLDGRRRVDIDLETSDWAKMAEMERHVTNRIDLVAAKLSRSLNDGDGSGDDGRGGRSNPLFKISDGSEAIDHYAVLTKETSLNRPLLEADYGEVCSFEQILALWNDDEEAYNLVVDEETIVDRIG, from the coding sequence ATGACCGATCAACGCGAAGCCGTCCGCTCGAACGCGAAGTACCTGCGCAACGTCCGGCCGATCGATCCTGACGAGATCTGCGAGTACGTCGCGGGGAGCCCACATCCCGCGGTCGTCAAACAGATACTCCGCGAGGAGGCCGCCGACCTCGGGCTCGTCGAGCGCGAGGACGGCACGTTCGTCCCCGTCGACGACGAGCCGGTCCGGCCTCGGCGGGGCCCGGTCGAGCGGTTCCCCGCCGACTACGAGCGCCGTCTCGAGGACCTGCTCGCCGATCGCTACGGCCCGACCTGGTACGACGGGGCGTCGGGGGACCTGCTCCGGTCGACGATCCGCCGGTTCAAATCGCGCTACCTCGAGCGGCGGCCGGTCGAGTACGACGATGATGTCGCGGCGGGCTACGCGATCTACCACCTGCCGGCCTACTATGCGGCGGTCCAGTACGCGCTCGACGACCTGGCCGAGCGGGAACTGCTGGGCCGGAACCTCCGCGTGCTCGACGTCGGCGCGGGTGTCGGCGGCCCCGCGCTCGGGCTCTGTGATTACCTTCCCGACGGGTCGCTGCTGGAGTACCACGCGATCGAGCCCAGCGCGGCCGCCGACGTGCTCGAGGAGTTGCTCGCGGAGACGGGCCGGAACGTCCATACGACGATCCACCGGACGACCGCGGAGGCGTTCGATCCGGCTACTGCGATCGGCGCCGACGGCGCCGACGGGTTCGATCCCACGGCCCCGGACGACGGCTTCGACCTGGTCCTCGCCTGTAACGTGCTGAGCGAACTCGACGACCCCGTCGCGGTCACGCGCTCGTACCTCGAGACGCTCGCCCCCGACGGGACGCTGCTGGCGATGGCGCCCGCGGACAAGAACACCAGTGTCCAACTGCGCGAGGTCGAGCGCGACGTCGAAGACGACCGACTGTGGGTCCCGAGCGAGGTGCCTGCCGCGAGCGGCGACGACAACGGAAACGGAGACGGAAACGAGGGCGCGGAGACCGACGACGAACCCGACGCGACCGCCCGAAGGCGCGGCCAAGTGACCGTCTACGGCCCTCCCGTCCGGCTCTGGCCAGGCGAAACGCCCTCGGACCGAGGCTGGTCGTTCGACGTTCGGCCGGACCTGGCCGTGCCGGGATTCCAGCGGCAACTCGACGAGGCCGCACCGGCCGACGACGAGGACCACGCGCCTGGCGAGTTCGTCAACGTCGACGTCCAATTTTCCTACTCGCTGCTCCGACTCGACGGCCGTCGGCGCGTCGATATCGACCTCGAGACCAGCGACTGGGCGAAGATGGCCGAGATGGAACGCCACGTCACCAATCGGATCGACCTGGTGGCGGCGAAGCTCAGCCGGTCGCTGAACGACGGCGACGGGAGCGGAGACGACGGTCGCGGCGGGCGATCGAACCCCCTATTCAAGATCAGTGACGGCAGCGAGGCGATCGACCACTACGCCGTCCTCACGAAGGAGACGTCGCTCAACCGACCGCTGCTCGAGGCCGACTACGGCGAGGTCTGTTCGTTCGAGCAGATCCTCGCGCTCTGGAACGACGACGAGGAGGCGTACAATCTGGTCGTCGACGAGGAGACGATCGTCGATCGGATCGGCTGA
- a CDS encoding prephenate dehydrogenase/arogenate dehydrogenase family protein — protein sequence MDVLIVGAGSMGTWFGDAIDARVAFADVDDDAAVAAADAIGGEVADLEGDAGYDVVCLAVPMTHVTEAIADQADRAERGIVDVSGVMEPAIEAMERHAPALERVSLHPLFAPERAPGSIAVVRDRSGQATDDLLAALEARGNDLLETTAAEHDRAMETIQAATHAALLSFALAAESVPEGFETPIYADLRRLARQVTEGTPRVYADIQATFDGADAVADAAADIAAADAAELESLYREAAANWHGGDDRRDGSGEGRDGHENGTENANGGDPP from the coding sequence ATGGACGTACTGATCGTCGGCGCGGGGTCGATGGGGACCTGGTTCGGGGACGCGATCGACGCCCGGGTCGCGTTCGCCGACGTCGACGACGACGCCGCGGTCGCCGCGGCCGACGCTATCGGGGGCGAAGTCGCCGACCTCGAGGGAGACGCCGGGTACGACGTCGTCTGCCTGGCGGTCCCGATGACCCACGTGACCGAGGCGATCGCCGACCAGGCCGACCGGGCCGAGCGGGGGATCGTCGACGTCTCGGGCGTAATGGAACCCGCGATCGAAGCGATGGAACGACACGCGCCGGCGCTGGAACGGGTGAGCCTCCACCCGTTGTTCGCACCGGAACGCGCACCCGGTTCGATCGCCGTCGTTCGCGACCGGTCGGGCCAGGCGACCGACGACCTGCTGGCGGCGCTGGAAGCTCGCGGGAACGACCTGCTGGAGACGACGGCCGCGGAGCACGACCGGGCGATGGAGACGATCCAGGCGGCGACCCACGCCGCGCTCCTCTCCTTTGCCCTCGCGGCGGAGTCGGTTCCCGAGGGATTCGAGACGCCGATCTACGCGGACCTGCGGCGGCTCGCCCGTCAGGTGACCGAGGGAACGCCGCGGGTCTACGCCGACATCCAGGCGACTTTCGACGGCGCGGACGCGGTCGCCGACGCCGCGGCCGACATCGCCGCCGCCGACGCCGCGGAACTCGAGTCGCTGTACCGGGAGGCGGCGGCGAACTGGCACGGCGGTGACGACCGGCGCGACGGCAGCGGCGAAGGCAGAGACGGACACGAAAACGGAACCGAGAACGCGAACGGAGGCGACCCACCATGA
- a CDS encoding cupredoxin domain-containing protein has protein sequence MIGPDVRRRRLLTAGSGVLALGLAGCLGGDETEAEEAQNGTDGSDDAGDRSDDPDGDEHGDHDHSPDHEVGQPVSEIQVGMGSNDAGRHFIPHVVHVEVGGTVEWVLESGTHDTIAYHPDAYGDQQRIPEDAEPWESGLLSDDGETFERTFDVEGVYDYACTPHEKEGMVGTVVVGWPEPDGQPGLEPPADERPDAAIEQLERYNEQVRDALEAGPDGQVGDDHGDGGHGDDGHDDHDH, from the coding sequence ATGATTGGACCAGACGTTCGTCGCCGCCGACTGTTGACTGCCGGGAGCGGTGTCCTCGCACTCGGACTCGCGGGCTGTCTCGGCGGGGACGAAACGGAGGCGGAGGAGGCACAGAACGGCACCGACGGCTCGGACGACGCCGGCGACCGGTCGGACGATCCCGACGGGGACGAGCACGGCGACCACGACCACTCGCCCGACCACGAGGTCGGGCAGCCGGTCTCCGAAATACAGGTCGGGATGGGGTCCAACGACGCGGGCCGGCACTTCATCCCCCACGTCGTTCACGTCGAGGTCGGCGGGACCGTCGAGTGGGTTCTGGAGAGCGGCACCCACGACACGATCGCATATCATCCGGATGCCTACGGCGATCAACAGCGGATCCCCGAGGACGCCGAGCCCTGGGAGAGCGGGTTGTTGAGCGACGACGGCGAGACCTTCGAGCGAACGTTCGACGTCGAAGGCGTCTACGACTACGCCTGTACGCCCCACGAGAAGGAGGGAATGGTCGGCACCGTCGTCGTCGGCTGGCCGGAGCCGGACGGTCAACCCGGGTTGGAGCCGCCCGCCGACGAGCGCCCCGACGCCGCCATCGAGCAACTCGAGCGGTACAACGAACAGGTCCGCGACGCGCTCGAGGCGGGTCCCGACGGACAGGTGGGGGACGATCACGGCGACGGCGGCCACGGCGACGACGGCCACGACGATCACGACCACTGA
- a CDS encoding NAD(P)/FAD-dependent oxidoreductase → MTRIGVVGAGAAAAAATTILDDAPGGATITVLEQSGGLGGRAATRRRDDVVYDYGANYLKTDDERVVELVAETLDTDGLVDVAGPVWTFDREGRVSAGDDRDEHKWTYRRGLTQLAKRLFDRTDATVHRETRVEAVIRGRDADGDGERGETEAAWWLEGADGQRWGPFDVLLLNPPAPQTADLLRLAEWDADVREALVAAAEAVPYRTIWTGIFHYPFELERPYYALVNADKDHEVGWVAREECKPGHVPDGESLLIVQANHEWSVDRADEPVDASLGLLAGLVADLAGDERLREPDWTDHQVWRDALPEDGVADEPVRRVERAGLYCLGDWVAGEGRLHAALRNGLETGERIVDAADLGSSQRRGDHV, encoded by the coding sequence ATGACCCGAATCGGAGTCGTCGGCGCCGGCGCGGCCGCCGCCGCTGCGACCACCATCCTCGACGACGCGCCAGGCGGCGCGACGATCACGGTCCTCGAGCAGTCCGGCGGGCTCGGCGGTCGCGCCGCGACCCGGCGACGCGACGACGTCGTCTACGATTACGGCGCGAACTATCTCAAGACGGACGACGAGCGGGTCGTCGAACTGGTAGCCGAGACGCTGGATACGGACGGCCTGGTCGACGTCGCCGGCCCGGTCTGGACGTTCGACCGGGAGGGACGGGTCTCGGCGGGCGACGACCGCGACGAGCACAAGTGGACGTACCGCCGCGGGTTGACCCAGCTCGCAAAGCGGCTGTTCGACCGCACGGACGCGACCGTCCACCGGGAGACGCGCGTGGAGGCGGTCATCCGGGGTCGGGACGCCGACGGCGACGGTGAGAGGGGCGAGACTGAGGCCGCCTGGTGGCTCGAGGGCGCCGACGGGCAGCGGTGGGGCCCCTTCGACGTCCTCCTGCTGAACCCGCCGGCGCCGCAGACCGCCGACCTGTTGCGGTTGGCCGAGTGGGACGCCGACGTCCGCGAGGCGCTCGTCGCGGCCGCCGAGGCCGTTCCGTATCGGACGATCTGGACGGGGATCTTCCACTATCCGTTCGAACTCGAGCGACCCTACTACGCGCTGGTTAACGCAGACAAGGACCACGAGGTCGGCTGGGTCGCCCGCGAGGAGTGCAAGCCGGGTCACGTCCCCGACGGCGAGTCGCTGCTGATCGTCCAGGCCAACCACGAGTGGTCGGTCGACCGCGCCGACGAGCCGGTCGACGCGTCCCTCGGCCTGCTCGCGGGCCTGGTCGCCGACCTCGCGGGCGACGAGCGCCTGCGCGAGCCCGACTGGACGGACCACCAGGTGTGGCGGGACGCGTTGCCCGAGGACGGCGTCGCCGACGAACCCGTCCGGCGCGTGGAGCGGGCGGGACTGTACTGTCTGGGTGACTGGGTCGCCGGCGAGGGACGGCTCCACGCGGCGCTCCGGAACGGGCTCGAAACCGGCGAGCGGATCGTCGACGCCGCGGACCTCGGATCCTCACAGCGCCGCGGTGACCACGTCTAA
- the trkA gene encoding Trk system potassium transporter TrkA: MRVIVVGAGEVGSNIAESLDDDHHVVIIDTDSERIEAVTYSHDVLAIEGDGTSIGTLEEAGIEDADLVIASTDVDETNIVVCGAAKAVGAPFTIARIKKTNLLRTWEQSKGAFGVDFMVCTDLQTAAAIVRIAGLPGARDVDTFAGGLVQMAEFEVESASPIAGETVSEADRYESLTFAAILRGDDIIVPRGDTVIRAGDDVVVIGSEESVRAFAGSLTPAPTLEEAREVVIVGGSEIGYQTARLFEEQGLEPRLIERDSDRARDLAERLPGTLVLESDATDIDFLVREHVDESDIVVAALESDERNLLVSLLAKRLGVERTIGIVESGEYVDLFETVGIDIGVNPRLVTSEEITRFTREQQTENVAMLESDRAEVLEIEIDSDSVLFETRIQDAIADLPDGVVVGAITRAGELITPRGETVVEGGDHVVVFVDTRVLDVVTAAL; encoded by the coding sequence GTGCGCGTGATCGTCGTCGGCGCGGGCGAAGTGGGATCGAACATCGCCGAGAGCCTCGACGACGACCACCACGTCGTCATCATCGACACGGACTCGGAGCGGATCGAGGCGGTCACCTACTCCCACGACGTGCTGGCGATCGAGGGCGACGGCACCTCGATTGGAACGCTCGAGGAGGCCGGCATCGAGGACGCGGACCTGGTCATCGCCAGCACCGACGTCGACGAGACCAACATCGTCGTCTGCGGGGCGGCGAAAGCCGTCGGCGCTCCGTTCACGATCGCCCGCATCAAGAAGACGAACCTGCTCCGGACCTGGGAGCAGTCGAAGGGCGCGTTCGGCGTCGACTTCATGGTCTGTACCGACCTCCAGACCGCCGCGGCGATCGTCCGGATCGCCGGCCTGCCCGGCGCTCGCGACGTCGACACCTTCGCGGGCGGGCTCGTACAGATGGCCGAATTCGAAGTCGAATCGGCCAGCCCCATCGCCGGCGAGACCGTCTCCGAGGCCGACCGCTACGAGTCGCTGACCTTCGCGGCCATCCTGCGCGGCGACGACATCATCGTCCCCCGCGGCGACACCGTCATCCGCGCGGGCGACGACGTCGTCGTCATCGGCTCCGAGGAGAGCGTTCGCGCGTTCGCGGGGTCGCTGACGCCCGCGCCGACCCTCGAGGAGGCCCGCGAGGTCGTCATCGTCGGGGGCAGCGAGATTGGCTACCAGACGGCCCGGCTCTTCGAGGAACAGGGTCTCGAACCGCGCTTGATCGAACGCGACAGCGATCGGGCCCGAGACCTGGCCGAGCGACTGCCGGGGACCCTGGTGCTGGAGAGCGATGCGACCGACATCGACTTTCTCGTGCGCGAGCACGTCGACGAATCCGACATCGTCGTCGCCGCCCTCGAGAGCGACGAGCGGAACCTGCTCGTCTCGCTGCTCGCCAAGCGGCTCGGCGTCGAGCGAACCATCGGCATCGTCGAGTCAGGCGAGTACGTCGACCTCTTCGAGACGGTGGGCATCGACATCGGCGTCAACCCACGCCTGGTCACCTCAGAAGAGATCACGCGGTTCACCCGCGAGCAACAGACCGAGAACGTCGCGATGCTCGAGTCCGACCGCGCGGAGGTCCTCGAGATCGAGATCGATTCCGATAGCGTGCTCTTCGAGACGCGCATTCAGGACGCGATCGCGGACCTCCCCGACGGCGTCGTCGTCGGCGCGATCACCCGCGCCGGGGAGCTGATCACGCCCCGGGGCGAGACGGTCGTCGAGGGCGGCGACCACGTGGTCGTCTTCGTCGATACCCGGGTGTTAGACGTGGTCACCGCGGCGCTGTGA
- a CDS encoding SRPBCC family protein, which yields MDRILLSTVAHRSPEEVFPYVRSFTDYPRYTDHLKEVRVDGNGDVGSVYDLELAWWKLSYTARSRVTDIAPPESLQWRLVTDIDARGEWRVEPEPDAAPADAETASRIYFEAVYDPHSANEDALSLPRFVSLDWVVSKVEPKLLGEAREVVERLVADIEGRPRDVELTIHEMP from the coding sequence GTGGACAGAATTCTCCTCAGTACGGTTGCCCATCGGTCACCCGAGGAGGTCTTTCCGTACGTGCGGTCATTTACCGACTACCCGCGGTACACGGACCACCTAAAGGAGGTCCGCGTCGACGGCAACGGCGACGTCGGCTCCGTCTACGACCTCGAGTTGGCCTGGTGGAAGCTCAGCTACACCGCCCGGTCGAGAGTGACCGACATCGCGCCGCCCGAGTCCCTGCAGTGGCGCCTGGTCACCGATATCGACGCCCGCGGCGAGTGGCGCGTCGAACCGGAGCCCGACGCCGCGCCGGCGGACGCGGAGACGGCGAGCCGGATCTACTTCGAAGCGGTCTACGACCCGCACTCGGCTAACGAAGACGCGCTCTCGCTGCCGCGGTTCGTCTCCTTGGACTGGGTCGTCTCGAAGGTCGAACCCAAACTCCTCGGCGAGGCCCGCGAGGTCGTCGAGCGCCTGGTGGCGGACATCGAGGGGCGGCCCCGCGACGTCGAGTTGACGATCCACGAGATGCCCTGA
- a CDS encoding NAD(P)/FAD-dependent oxidoreductase, with product MRDVCIVGGGVAGLAASIFTARAGLDTLVVDGGESILARNASLENYPGFPDGVDARRYLELTREQARNAGVEFELGRVTRAKPVDSAVPSGSRDAGEPGGQPDLEQGFVLETEGGEPLDARRLIAASWSDSDYLVPLDVGRTQRGSKHFVSVDDAGRTAVAGVYAAGRLADEPHQAIVAAGHGAKVGLAVIHDSEINFYHDWVAPEGYFTGRDREVPPGCEEIDDEERRERDDQARETIREAFAEPVDERPTMHPSVDRD from the coding sequence ATGCGAGACGTCTGCATCGTCGGCGGCGGCGTCGCCGGCCTGGCCGCCTCGATCTTCACCGCCCGCGCGGGTCTGGACACCCTCGTCGTCGACGGCGGGGAGTCCATCCTCGCGCGCAATGCCAGCCTCGAGAACTACCCCGGCTTCCCGGACGGGGTCGACGCCCGCCGGTACCTAGAATTGACGCGCGAGCAAGCCCGGAACGCCGGCGTGGAGTTCGAACTCGGCCGCGTGACGCGCGCCAAACCGGTCGACAGCGCGGTGCCGTCGGGATCGCGAGACGCCGGTGAACCCGGCGGTCAGCCGGACCTCGAGCAGGGGTTCGTCCTCGAAACCGAGGGCGGCGAGCCGCTCGATGCCCGACGGCTGATCGCCGCCTCCTGGTCCGACAGCGACTATCTGGTCCCGCTGGACGTCGGCCGGACCCAACGCGGCAGCAAACACTTCGTCTCGGTCGACGACGCCGGCCGGACGGCCGTCGCCGGCGTCTACGCCGCGGGCCGGCTCGCCGACGAGCCCCACCAGGCGATCGTCGCGGCCGGCCACGGCGCGAAGGTCGGGCTCGCGGTCATCCACGACTCCGAAATTAACTTCTATCACGACTGGGTCGCCCCGGAGGGCTACTTCACCGGCCGCGACCGCGAGGTGCCGCCTGGCTGCGAGGAGATCGACGACGAAGAGCGACGCGAGCGCGACGACCAGGCCCGCGAGACGATCCGCGAGGCGTTCGCCGAGCCGGTAGACGAGCGGCCGACGATGCATCCGAGCGTCGACCGGGACTGA
- a CDS encoding IucA/IucC family protein — protein MTGTNWRIDGTDDHIALATAAEREAFGAATRYARTHDLSTPAESAYLAVLPAARRDILHRFVRGLLRGDPAGLPDSRIVALESSPSARSDSRDPSIPDDPEPLSALDVARLRSIAASLPDTCRRVALVPLPAADGVLVAEIAARHGYDRFRLVGPVYRWSPATTPETAEAESVSHPVDLVPSLEREGAFSDADQADRIRAEVAESVANLALARLAAAVRSQAVGDGTEEGTTDGSPLEAIPAGVPAADAAAAFERIVTDGHPFHPGGKIRRGMTAAEGLAYAPEFTDRIDLRFVAIEREYALETRARATDADRLTDRLFATFGGLEGAVERALPGSRGADEYAVVPVHPLQYHRTIPDRYADQCADGRVVPIPEYAHPATPQLNLRTVVPYDTERTPDGPLPRCKLAIPVQTTNVVRTLSPHAVSNGPQVTDVVRAIERRESLETLGLLAESAASCYHPPGGPHPSGEGFDDARHLSGLLRSPPAAHPLVTDGTVPVAASSLVAESPSTGRPLVCDLIERYGSNTDAASPDSAVLEFVRRYAAVVVPEHLLLLCKYGIALESHLQNSLIVFDRADAVPTATLVRDLGGIRVHGGRLADRDLSIDPYPDSDLDADGEADLHRKLYYALFQNHLAELVTTISHELGVDERACWERIREQCDHAFDRIRAGQAVPEERVRRDERALFDDPATHKALTAMRLRGKRHEYVTSEVSNPLSAVGRQRIDARETEP, from the coding sequence ATGACCGGGACGAACTGGCGGATCGACGGGACCGACGATCACATCGCTCTCGCCACCGCGGCGGAACGAGAAGCGTTCGGCGCCGCGACTCGATACGCTCGGACGCACGACCTCTCGACGCCGGCCGAATCGGCCTATCTCGCGGTGCTCCCCGCGGCCCGCCGCGATATTCTCCATCGATTCGTCCGCGGCCTGCTCCGCGGCGACCCGGCCGGTCTTCCGGACTCTCGGATCGTCGCGCTCGAGTCGTCTCCGTCCGCCCGGTCCGACTCGAGAGACCCGTCGATCCCGGACGATCCTGAGCCCCTTTCGGCGCTCGACGTGGCCCGACTGCGGTCGATCGCCGCGTCGCTCCCGGACACGTGTCGGCGGGTCGCGCTCGTCCCGCTTCCCGCGGCCGACGGCGTTCTGGTGGCCGAAATCGCGGCGCGCCACGGCTACGATCGATTTCGCCTGGTCGGACCGGTCTATCGCTGGTCGCCTGCTACTACTCCCGAGACCGCCGAGGCCGAGTCGGTCTCGCACCCGGTCGACCTCGTCCCGTCCCTCGAGCGCGAGGGCGCGTTCAGCGACGCCGACCAGGCCGACCGGATCCGCGCGGAGGTGGCCGAGAGCGTCGCCAATCTCGCGCTAGCGCGACTCGCCGCGGCCGTTCGGTCGCAAGCCGTCGGAGACGGGACCGAAGAGGGGACGACGGACGGGTCGCCCCTCGAAGCGATCCCGGCCGGCGTTCCGGCCGCCGACGCCGCGGCCGCCTTCGAGCGGATCGTCACCGACGGTCACCCGTTTCACCCCGGCGGCAAGATCAGACGCGGGATGACCGCCGCCGAGGGGCTCGCCTACGCGCCCGAGTTCACCGATCGGATCGACCTCCGGTTCGTCGCGATCGAACGGGAGTACGCACTCGAGACCCGGGCTCGCGCGACCGACGCCGACCGCCTCACGGACCGGCTGTTCGCGACGTTCGGAGGCCTCGAAGGCGCGGTCGAGCGCGCACTGCCGGGCTCGCGCGGGGCCGACGAGTACGCCGTCGTCCCCGTCCACCCGCTGCAGTACCACCGCACGATTCCGGACCGATACGCGGATCAGTGCGCCGACGGCCGCGTCGTCCCGATCCCCGAGTACGCGCATCCGGCGACGCCCCAGCTCAACCTTCGGACCGTCGTCCCGTACGACACCGAGCGGACCCCCGACGGGCCGCTGCCCCGCTGCAAGCTCGCGATCCCCGTCCAGACGACGAACGTCGTCCGAACGCTGTCGCCCCACGCCGTCTCGAACGGGCCGCAGGTGACCGACGTCGTGCGCGCGATCGAGCGGCGGGAGTCCCTCGAGACGCTGGGCCTACTCGCCGAGTCCGCAGCGTCCTGCTATCACCCGCCGGGCGGTCCCCACCCGAGCGGCGAGGGGTTCGACGACGCCCGCCACCTCTCGGGACTGCTTCGGTCGCCGCCCGCGGCCCATCCGCTCGTGACGGACGGGACGGTTCCGGTGGCGGCCTCGAGCCTGGTCGCCGAGTCGCCGTCGACTGGGCGGCCCCTGGTCTGCGACCTGATCGAGCGCTACGGCTCGAACACTGACGCCGCGAGCCCCGATAGCGCGGTACTCGAGTTCGTCCGGCGGTACGCGGCGGTCGTCGTCCCCGAACACCTGCTTCTGCTGTGTAAGTACGGCATCGCCCTCGAGAGCCACCTCCAGAACAGCCTGATCGTCTTCGATCGCGCGGACGCGGTTCCGACGGCTACCCTGGTTCGCGACCTCGGCGGGATCCGCGTCCACGGCGGCCGCCTGGCCGACCGCGACCTCTCGATCGACCCGTACCCGGATTCCGATTTAGACGCCGACGGCGAGGCCGACCTCCACCGGAAGCTGTACTACGCGCTCTTTCAGAACCACCTGGCGGAACTGGTCACGACGATCAGTCACGAACTGGGCGTCGACGAGCGGGCCTGCTGGGAACGGATCCGCGAGCAGTGCGACCACGCCTTCGATCGGATTCGGGCCGGCCAGGCGGTCCCCGAGGAGCGAGTCCGCCGCGACGAACGCGCCCTGTTCGACGATCCGGCGACGCACAAGGCGCTGACCGCGATGCGACTGCGGGGTAAGCGCCACGAGTACGTGACGAGCGAGGTGTCGAATCCGCTTTCGGCAGTCGGTCGGCAGCGGATCGACGCGCGCGAGACGGAGCCGTAA
- the coaBC gene encoding bifunctional phosphopantothenoylcysteine decarboxylase/phosphopantothenate--cysteine ligase CoaBC, producing MLEGVNVALGVTGSIAAVKTVELAHELRRHGAAVRGVMTDSARGIVHPWAVEFATDNDVVTEITGSVEHVDLCGYDGWADVFLIAPATANTVGKIAGAVDDTPVTTCATTALGADTPIVVAPAMHEPMYDHPGVLEAIETVEEWGVEFVDPRIEEGKAKIASEEAIVCDVARAAGDRPLEGERVVVTSGATSESIDPVRVITNRSSGKMGRAVAKACYVRGADVTLVHDGPDVPYADVRQVESAAEMLSATREACAAADALVSAAAIGDYTVEESDEKIRSGQRLTLELEPTPKLIDEIRDEYPTLPIVGFKTETSGDEPAMIDQARKTLDRADLAFVVANDASVMGAEATTALLVHASDAARYEGTKAGLGGEVADSIAAVLGADETTD from the coding sequence ATGCTCGAGGGAGTCAACGTCGCGCTCGGGGTGACGGGATCGATCGCGGCCGTCAAGACGGTCGAACTCGCCCACGAGTTGCGACGCCACGGGGCCGCGGTCCGCGGAGTGATGACCGACAGCGCACGGGGGATCGTCCACCCCTGGGCCGTCGAGTTCGCCACCGACAACGACGTCGTCACCGAGATCACGGGGAGCGTCGAACACGTCGATCTCTGCGGCTACGACGGCTGGGCCGACGTCTTCCTGATCGCGCCGGCGACCGCGAACACCGTCGGCAAGATCGCCGGCGCCGTCGACGACACGCCCGTAACGACGTGCGCGACGACCGCGCTCGGGGCCGACACGCCGATCGTCGTCGCGCCCGCGATGCACGAACCGATGTACGACCACCCCGGCGTCCTCGAGGCCATCGAGACCGTCGAGGAGTGGGGCGTCGAGTTCGTCGACCCGCGCATCGAGGAGGGGAAAGCCAAGATCGCCAGCGAGGAGGCCATCGTCTGCGACGTCGCCCGCGCGGCCGGCGACCGCCCGCTCGAGGGCGAGCGCGTCGTCGTGACCAGCGGCGCGACCAGCGAGTCGATCGACCCCGTCCGCGTCATCACGAACCGCTCGTCGGGTAAGATGGGTCGAGCCGTCGCGAAAGCGTGCTACGTTCGCGGAGCCGACGTCACCCTCGTCCACGACGGTCCCGACGTCCCCTACGCCGACGTCCGTCAGGTCGAGAGCGCCGCGGAGATGCTCAGTGCGACCCGTGAGGCCTGCGCCGCCGCCGACGCGCTGGTCTCGGCGGCCGCAATCGGCGACTACACCGTCGAGGAGAGCGACGAGAAGATCCGCTCGGGCCAACGGCTCACGCTCGAACTCGAACCGACGCCGAAACTCATCGACGAGATCCGCGACGAGTATCCGACCCTCCCGATCGTCGGCTTCAAGACCGAGACCTCCGGCGACGAACCGGCGATGATCGACCAGGCCAGAAAGACGCTGGACCGAGCCGACCTCGCCTTCGTCGTCGCCAACGACGCGAGCGTGATGGGAGCAGAGGCGACGACGGCGCTGCTGGTCCACGCGAGCGATGCGGCCCGCTACGAGGGGACAAAAGCCGGGCTAGGCGGCGAGGTTGCCGATTCGATCGCGGCCGTCCTCGGCGCCGACGAGACGACGGACTGA